From a region of the Notolabrus celidotus isolate fNotCel1 chromosome 14, fNotCel1.pri, whole genome shotgun sequence genome:
- the cpda gene encoding carboxypeptidase D isoform X1, whose product MVHLWEHFLTTPKLRGSLFLCLFFLVVSPGDARTRRARSVSPSAEDMVETYTAYYNYVDLTGRLQSLANSYPGIAALSSIGQSLEGRELWVMRITQDPNTDAPWKPKFKYVGNMHGDETVSRQVLVYLVEYLLTTYGEDPRITELVNNTDIYIMPSMNPDGFEKSKEGDCNGDNGGRSNAKGVDLNRSFPDQYDNKKTDPESIPEVMAVIRWIQEKKFVLSGNLHGGTVVASYPFDDSPFHQREGFYSKSADDGLFRHLASVYAQHHPVMKTGHPNCPQESNESFQDGIVNGAWWYDVNGGMQDYNYIHGNCLEITMELSCCKYPPAAELQGEWDMNRESLLAYIEQIHIGVRGYVKEAVNGSALANAGIVVEGILHNLTTGEYGEFYRLLLPGTYNITAVAPGYTAMTVSGVQVLEGKAVELNFTLAPAVSEAAGSTTMSTTSALPSTKDPNTSTITTTINTSTSTQILTNPTEIDNNSPPVLPNEEQIIQPQEFRHHNYADMELFLRKYSIEFPSIVHLYSVGRSVEDRELYVMVISDNPKIHEHGEPEFKYVANMHGNEVVGRELMLNLIEYLCRNYGTDPEVTKLVNNTRIHIMPSMNPDGYEVANEGDENGYRGRNNSNNFDLNRNFPDQFVTITEPRQPETVAVINWMKSLPFVLSANLHGGSLVVNYPYDDDKRGTTQYSQCPDDKVFQLVSRAYSQENPLMHNGHPCEDMYPGEYFQDGITNGANWYNVPGGMQDWNYLNTNCFEVTIELGCAKYPMAKELPKYWELNRRALLQFIHQVHTGIKGTVSDIRDGTGIPNATISVEEIEHNISTARTGDYWRLLAPGTYSITATAHGYKSMRTYATVPRDGVEVVDLRLTSIHSDHSSEGPQPTQNPSEKEFESLIKDLSLGQGLEQLTRSTDTESSFRYRRYKELSGFVRGLTLNFPKITSLHSLGQSIEFRTIWALEISNRPGEAEPSKPKLRFSAGIHGNAPVGTELLLEFAAFLCINYGKNPAISRLINETRIVIVPSINPDGREQAIEKQCTSTQGLNNAHGKDLDTDFFGNASQRVVEAQPETRAMMDLILDKSYTLSVALDGGSLVATYPYDKPVQSVENEGTLKYLASVYANNHPKMHLGDTGCSNNGQSNIPDGVMRAAERQSHMGSMKDFSMDFGHCPEITVYSGCCLYPPADQLATLWAENKKALLSMLVEVHKGVRGVVRDRSGKPIVGAIIVLNGGVRVFTTEGGYFHALLAPGNHNIEAVADGYQQQRQEVVVSSYEAASSIIIEFDMDNSIFGLPREFVVASAAASMTALVVTACIIWCVCAAKSNRQKDGFHRLRQHRDDYEDEIRLTSMGSKKSLLAHEFQDESESDEETLYANKI is encoded by the exons ATGGTACACCTCTGGGAGCATTTCTTGACGACGCCGAAACTACGGGGGTCACTTttcctctgtcttttctttcttgttgtCTCTCCTGGTGACGCCAGGACCCGTCGGGCTCGGAGCGTCAGCCCCTCAGCTGAGGACATGGTAGAAACTTACACTGCCTATTATAATTATGTTGACCTCACTGGACGCTTACAGTCTTTAGCCAATAGCTACCCTGGCATAGCTGCCCTGTCGAGTATAGGTCAGTCCTTGGAGGGCAGGGAGCTCTGGGTGATGCGGATCACTCAGGACCCCAACACGGACGCACCGTGGAAACCTAAATTTAAATACGTGGGAAACATGCACGGGGACGAAACCGTGTCCAGACAGGTGCTGGTGTACCTTGTGGAGTACCTGCTGACTACGTACGGGGAGGACCCGCGTATAACCGAGCTTGTGAACAACACAGACATTTACATCATGCCCAGCATGAACCCTGATGGCTTTGAGAAGTCCAAAGAGGGGGACTGCAACGGAGACAACGGCGGACGGAGTAATGCCAAAGGCGTTGACCTCAACAGGAGTTTTCCTGACCAGTATGATAATAAGAAAACCGACCCAGAAAGCATCCCCGAGGTTATGGCTGTGATCAGATGGATTCAGGAGAAAAA ATTCGTGTTGTCAGGGAACCTTCACGGCGGCACTGTAGTTGCCAGTTACCCTTTTGATGACTCACCCTTCCACCAGCGAGAGGGCTTCTACAGCAAGTCTGCAGATGACGGTCTGTTTCGCCACTTGGCCTCAGTGTATGCACAGCACCATCCTGTTATGAAAACGGGCCACCCGAACTGTCCCCAAGAAAGCAATGAGAGTTTTCAGGATGGCATCGTAAACGGGGCATGGTGGTATGATGTTAACG GTGGGATGCAGGACTATAACTACATTCATGGAAACTGTTTGGAAATCACTatggagctgagctgctgcaaatATCCGCCTGCTGCTGAACTCCAAGGGGAATGGGATATGAACAGGGAATCACTGCTAGCCTACATTGAGCAG ATCCATATAGGCGTTCGAGGCTATGTGAAAGAGGCCGTCAATGGAAGCGCTCTTGCAAATGCCGGCATTGTGGTGGAAGGCATCCTCCACAACCTGACAACAGGAGAGTATGGGGAGTTCTACCGCCTTCTGTTACCAGGAACGTACAACATCACAGCTGTGGCCCCAGG ATACACCGCAATGACAGTCAGTGGCGTCCAGGTCTTGGAGGGTAAAGCTGTAGAACTTAACTTCACCTTGGCACCGGCAGTCAGTGAGGCTGCAGGCAGCACCACTATGAGTACTACATCCGCCCTGCCATCTACAAAGGATCCAAACACTTCCACCATCACGACAACCATCAACACCTCTACTTCCACCCAGATCCTCACAAATCCAACCGAGATTGACAACAACAGCCCTCCTGTGCTTCCAAACGAAGAGCAGATCATCCAGCCGCAGGAATTTCGTCACCACAACTACGCAGACATGGAGCTGTTCTTACGGAAGTACAGCATCGAGTTCCCCTCCATCGTCCATCTTTACTCAGTTGGGCGCTCGGTGGAAGACCGTGAGCTTTATGTGATGGTCATCTCAGACAACCCAAAAATACACGAGCATG GTGAGCCAGAGTTCAAGTACGTGGCTAACATGCACGGTAATGAAGTGGTGGGGCGAGAGTTAATGCTCAACCTCATTGAGTACCTTTGCCGTAACTATGGGACAGACCCGGAGGTCACAAAGCTTGTCAACAACACCCGCATTCACATCATGCCTTCTATGAACCCTGATGGTTACGAGGTAGCCAATGAGG GTGACGAAAACGGCTACAGAGGGcgaaacaacagcaacaactttGATCTGAACCGCAACTTCCCCGACCAGTTTGTCACCATCACTGAGCCGAGGCAGCCAGAGACTGTAGCTGTGATAAACTGGATGAAGAGCCTCCCTTTTGTCCTGTCAGCCAACCTCCACGGAG GTTCCTTGGTGGTCAACTACCCCTATGACGACGACAAAAGAGGGACAACTCAATACAGTCAGTGCCCGGATGACAAAGTCTTTCAGCTGGTGTCCAGGGCTTACTCTCAG GAGAATCCCTTGATGCACAATGGACACCCTTGTGAGGACATGTACCCTGGGGAGTATTTTCAGGATGGCATCACCAACGGTGCCAATTGGTACAATGTCCCTG GTGGCATGCAGGACTGGAACTACCTTAACACAAACTGCTTTGAGGTGACCATCGAGCTGGGCTGTGCGAAATACCCGATGGCCAAAGAACTGCCCAAATACTGGGAACTAAACCGACGAGCCTTGCTTCAGTTCATACACCAG GTCCACACTGGGATAAAAGGCACAGTCTCTGACATCCGGGATGGTACAGGAATCCCAAATGCCACCATCAGTGTGGAAGAGATAGAACATAATATCAGCACGGCTCGGACTGGAGACTACTGGAGACTGCTGGCACCTGGAACTTACTCCATCACTGCCACTGCCCACGG TTACAAATCCATGAGGACCTACGCCACTGTGCCAAGGGATGGAGTAGAGGTTGTGGACTTAAGACTGACAAGTATACACTCTGACCACTCCTCTGAGGGACCCCAGCCCACACAGAACCCGTCTGAGAAGGAGTTTGAGAGCTTAATCAAGGACCTGTCTCTAGGTCAGGGTTTGGAGCAGCTGACCAGGAGCACAGACACTGAGAGCAGCTTCCGCTACAGGCGCTACAAAGAGTTGTCAGGCTTTGTGAGAGGCCTCACCCTCAACTTTCCCAAAATTACATCTTTGCACAG TTTGGGCCAAAGCATAGAGTTTAGAACTATTTGGGCTTTGGAAATCTCCAACAGACCAGGGGAAGCTGAACCATCTAAACCCAAGCTGCGCTTTTCAGCAGGGATCCATGGTAATGCCCCAGTGGgcacagagctgctgttggAGTTCGCTGCCTTCCTGTGTATCAACTATGGCAAGAACCCAGCCATCAGCAGG CTCATCAATGAGACCCGGATTGTCATTGTGCCGTCTATCAACCCAGACGGACGAGAACAGGCAATCGAAAAGCAGTGCACCTCCACTCAGGGCTTGAACAATGCTCATGGAAAGGACCTGGACACAGATTTCTTCg GTAATGCGTCACAGCGAGTCGTGGAGGCGCAACCGGAGACCAGAGCCATGATGGACCTGATTCTAGATAAAAGCTACACTCTCTCTGTAGCCCTCGATGGAGGCTCCCTAGTTGCTACCTATCCTTATGACAAGCCTGTGCAGTCTG TTGAAAATGAAGGAACATTGAAGTACTTGGCAAGTGTTTATGCCAACAACCACCCAAAGATGCACCTGGGGGACACTGGGTGTTCAAATAATGGTCAGA GCAACATCCCAGATGGAGTTATGAGGGCAGCAGAGAGACAAAGTCACATGGGGAGCATGAAG GACTTCAGTATGGACTTTGGCCACTGTCCAGAAATCACTGTGTATTCAGGCTGCTGTTTGTACCCTCCTGCTGACCAGCTGGCCACACTCTGGGCGGAGAACAAGAAGGCTCTCCTCAGCATGTTAGTAGAG GTCCATAAAGGGGTGCGTGGTGTGGTGAGGGACAGGAGCGGAAAGCCTATTGTTGGAGCGATCATTGTGCTGAATGGGGGAGTCAGAGTCTTTACTACAGAGGGCGGGTATTTTCACGCCTTGCTCGCTCCTGGAAACCACAACATTGAAGCTGTTGCAGATGGCTACcaacaacaaagacaagag GTTGTGGTATCGTCCTATGAAGCTGCTAGCTCCATCATCATTGAGTTCGACATGGACAACAGCATCTTCGGGCTGCCCAGGGAGTTTGTGGTGGCCAGTGCAG CCGCCTCCATGACAGCTCTGGTGGTGACGGCATGCATCATCTGGTGTGTGTGCGCAGCCAAGTCCAACCGTCAGAAAGATGGCTTCCACCGTTTGCGTCAGCACAGAGACGATTACGAAGACGAGATACGGCTCACCTCCATGGGCTCCAAGAAGTCGCTGCTGGCTCACGAATTTCAGGACGAGAGTGAGAGTGATGAGGAGACACTTTACGCCAACAAAATCTGA